A single window of Undibacterium sp. 5I1 DNA harbors:
- the moaA gene encoding GTP 3',8-cyclase MoaA: MSEKFIPLADFRQRQPALIVPGLLEQPNGQLLDSLQRPLHDLRISVTDRCNFRCVYCMPKEVFDKDYRFLPHTSLLNFEEITRIARIFISHGVSKIRLTGGEPLLRKNIEKLIAMLSSLKTLDGRDLDLTLTTNGSLLARKAQSLKDAGLSRVTVSLDSLNDATFKQMNDVDFPVSDVLEGIAAAHQAGLGPIKVNMVVKAGLNDQEIVPMARYFKNTPHILRFIEYMDVGASNGWKLDEVIPSAEVVRRIDAAGMPLQAIDANYTGETAARWRYVDGSGEIGLISSVTQSFCHDCSRARLSTEGKLYTCLFASHGHDLRALIRDDDKQHSDLAITNVIKQLWQQRTDRYSELRSQNTDELQITRKKVEMSYIGG; encoded by the coding sequence ATGTCTGAAAAATTTATCCCACTAGCCGACTTCCGGCAACGACAGCCAGCGCTGATCGTTCCAGGTTTATTAGAGCAACCAAATGGACAGTTGCTTGATAGCCTGCAACGTCCTTTGCATGACCTCCGCATCTCGGTAACAGATCGTTGTAACTTCCGCTGCGTATACTGCATGCCGAAAGAAGTTTTTGATAAAGACTATCGGTTTTTACCGCATACATCGCTGCTCAATTTTGAAGAAATAACCCGCATCGCCCGTATCTTTATCTCCCACGGCGTGAGTAAAATCCGCTTGACCGGCGGTGAGCCCTTGTTACGTAAAAATATCGAAAAGCTGATCGCCATGTTAAGCAGTTTAAAAACACTGGACGGACGCGATCTTGATCTGACCCTAACCACCAACGGATCATTGCTGGCGCGCAAAGCACAAAGTCTGAAAGACGCTGGTTTAAGCCGTGTCACGGTATCGCTGGACTCGCTCAATGATGCCACTTTCAAACAAATGAATGATGTCGATTTCCCGGTGTCCGATGTGCTTGAAGGCATCGCGGCAGCGCATCAGGCGGGGCTTGGTCCAATCAAAGTTAACATGGTCGTTAAAGCGGGTTTAAATGATCAGGAGATCGTGCCAATGGCACGCTATTTTAAAAACACGCCCCATATTTTGCGCTTTATAGAATACATGGATGTAGGTGCCTCAAATGGATGGAAGTTAGATGAAGTCATCCCATCGGCAGAGGTAGTAAGGCGCATCGACGCTGCCGGCATGCCGCTCCAGGCAATCGATGCAAATTACACAGGCGAGACCGCCGCCCGCTGGCGCTATGTCGATGGTAGCGGTGAAATCGGCCTGATCTCCAGCGTCACACAAAGTTTTTGCCACGATTGCAGCCGCGCCCGGCTATCTACCGAGGGCAAGCTGTACACTTGCCTGTTCGCCAGCCATGGTCATGATTTACGCGCCTTAATCAGAGATGATGACAAGCAGCACAGTGATCTTGCCATCACCAATGTCATCAAACAACTATGGCAGCAACGTACTGATCGTTATTCGGAATTACGTAGCCAAAATACGGATGAACTTCAGATCACCAGGAAAAAAGTGGAGATGTCTTATATTGGAGGCTAA
- a CDS encoding Rne/Rng family ribonuclease, producing MKRMLFNATQQEELRVAIVNGQKLIDIDIETAGRELRKSNIYKGVITRIEPSLEACFVNYGEERHGFLPFKEVARGYFKEGIDVRNTSIKDALREGQEIMVQVEKEERGNKGAALTSFVSLAGRYLVLMPNNPRGGGVSRRVEGEDRQELRETMDKLDLPGGMSVIARTAGIGRNVDELQWDLNYLMQLWRAIEGAGKSSAGAFLIYQESSLVIRAIRDYFQPDIGEILIDTDEIYEQAQQFMSHVMPDMVHRVKRYSDDVPLFSRFQIEHQIETAYSRTVPLPSGGAIVIDHTEALVSVDVNSARSTRGGDIETTAFNTNCEAAEEVARQLRLRDLGGLIVIDFIDMENAKNQREVETRLKDALRYDRARVQMGKISRFGLMELSRQRLRPSLSEGSHVTCPRCNGTGHIRDTESSALQVLRIIQEEAMKENSAAIHVQSPVDVAAFLLNEKRGEILKIETRHRVTIILIPNTHLETPHYKLERLKHDDPRLEESHASYAMAEQADTDIGYSKRQKEDIKPRQEAMVKSITPDTAPIVERKEIVAPVLVAPVAASEGFFTKFLNLFRSKPTEPAVASVVTTDATQTRERSDRGERDRNNRGSRNGNRNGNRNGNNRGRDRDDKEERPVNARADKEVKDEATKTAAPEQAQPQQQRQPKQARPPREDREPQEGRTEAKEGKPEGRRDRQPRQRGERKDSVATETMSLDTTANTQTAAPAVVTPGAVNNEAVDNTNLALNANGNPVDAETSEQGESRRRRRRGGRNRNRRDREAGDTTDTNESNDNQEANDHHEGHEAHKTRQHVEVEQAPAPILSLVTPAISPTAVPEIVTAPVAVFSTASGMAATPAATPATTPVSAPDPVSTPISMPESATEPVTAVTSAPVTVATVSIDKAAEPAIVNHVVTTAEAAPVAIVSAPETPAPVQASLDLVSAPALLVPAVSATEVAPASAKPAETIVSAASSDVATEVASNVTADIATPAALHQAVSVEAATPSAPVMKPVAPVVMPVESLNTMLEQAGLALASTDPEKLRAAQAAAATVNVAPRVPRERKPVVPVSSEPLVMMETKKTPAP from the coding sequence ATGAAACGCATGCTATTTAATGCAACGCAGCAAGAAGAACTGCGCGTCGCCATCGTCAATGGGCAAAAACTCATCGACATCGATATCGAAACCGCCGGACGTGAATTACGTAAGTCCAATATTTACAAAGGCGTTATCACTCGTATTGAACCCTCACTTGAAGCCTGTTTCGTCAATTACGGCGAAGAACGTCACGGCTTTTTGCCTTTTAAAGAAGTCGCCCGCGGCTACTTTAAAGAAGGTATCGACGTCCGTAACACCAGCATCAAAGATGCGTTACGTGAGGGCCAGGAAATCATGGTCCAGGTCGAAAAAGAAGAGCGTGGCAATAAAGGCGCTGCCCTTACCTCTTTCGTCTCTTTGGCAGGTCGCTATTTAGTTCTGATGCCAAATAATCCGCGTGGCGGTGGTGTGTCCCGTCGCGTGGAAGGCGAGGATCGTCAAGAACTACGCGAAACCATGGACAAACTGGATCTACCAGGCGGTATGTCCGTGATTGCCCGTACCGCAGGTATTGGTCGTAATGTCGATGAATTGCAATGGGATTTAAATTACCTGATGCAACTTTGGCGTGCGATTGAAGGTGCAGGTAAATCTTCTGCTGGCGCCTTCCTAATTTATCAAGAATCCTCACTCGTGATCCGCGCGATCCGCGATTATTTCCAACCGGATATCGGCGAAATCCTGATCGATACTGACGAAATCTACGAACAAGCTCAGCAGTTCATGAGCCACGTTATGCCAGACATGGTGCACCGTGTTAAGCGTTACAGTGACGACGTGCCGCTGTTCTCCCGTTTCCAGATCGAACATCAGATCGAAACCGCCTACAGCCGCACAGTACCATTGCCATCGGGCGGCGCAATCGTGATTGATCACACGGAAGCCTTAGTCTCAGTTGACGTCAACTCTGCGCGCTCTACCCGTGGTGGCGATATCGAAACAACGGCTTTCAATACGAATTGCGAAGCAGCCGAAGAAGTAGCGCGCCAGTTGCGTTTGCGCGATTTGGGCGGATTGATCGTGATCGATTTTATCGACATGGAAAACGCTAAAAACCAGCGTGAAGTCGAAACCCGCTTAAAAGATGCCCTGCGCTATGACCGCGCACGCGTCCAGATGGGGAAAATTTCGCGCTTTGGTCTGATGGAATTGTCCCGTCAACGTCTGCGCCCTTCCCTGTCGGAAGGTAGCCATGTTACTTGCCCGCGCTGCAATGGTACAGGTCATATCCGCGATACCGAATCATCTGCTTTACAAGTCCTGCGCATCATCCAGGAAGAAGCAATGAAAGAAAACTCAGCAGCGATTCATGTGCAATCGCCTGTTGACGTTGCAGCCTTCTTACTGAATGAAAAACGTGGTGAAATTCTGAAGATAGAAACGCGTCATCGCGTCACTATCATCCTGATCCCGAACACGCATCTGGAAACACCTCACTACAAGTTAGAACGTCTGAAACATGACGATCCGCGCTTGGAAGAATCTCACGCCAGTTATGCAATGGCAGAGCAGGCAGACACTGACATCGGCTACAGCAAGCGTCAGAAAGAAGACATCAAGCCACGCCAAGAAGCGATGGTCAAGAGCATTACACCTGACACTGCACCTATCGTAGAACGTAAGGAAATCGTCGCACCAGTGCTTGTCGCACCTGTAGCAGCAAGTGAAGGCTTCTTCACTAAGTTTCTGAATCTGTTCCGCTCTAAACCGACTGAACCTGCTGTCGCTAGCGTTGTAACAACGGATGCAACACAAACTCGCGAGCGTTCAGACCGTGGTGAGCGCGATCGTAATAATCGTGGCAGTCGTAATGGCAATCGCAATGGCAACCGCAACGGCAATAATCGTGGACGTGATCGTGATGATAAAGAAGAACGCCCGGTCAATGCACGTGCTGATAAAGAAGTAAAAGACGAAGCGACAAAAACTGCTGCGCCAGAACAAGCTCAGCCACAACAGCAACGCCAACCAAAGCAAGCGCGTCCTCCACGTGAAGACCGCGAGCCGCAAGAAGGCCGCACTGAAGCTAAAGAAGGCAAACCGGAAGGACGTCGTGATCGTCAGCCACGCCAGCGTGGTGAGCGCAAAGACAGCGTAGCTACTGAAACAATGTCTTTGGATACAACTGCCAATACCCAAACAGCAGCACCGGCAGTAGTTACGCCAGGCGCGGTGAATAATGAAGCCGTGGACAACACCAATCTCGCCTTAAACGCCAACGGCAATCCGGTTGACGCTGAGACCAGCGAGCAAGGCGAAAGCCGTCGTCGTCGTCGTCGCGGTGGTCGCAATCGTAATCGTCGTGATCGTGAAGCTGGCGACACTACGGATACTAATGAGAGCAATGACAACCAAGAAGCAAATGACCATCATGAAGGGCATGAGGCGCATAAGACCCGTCAGCATGTTGAGGTAGAGCAAGCACCTGCACCGATATTATCATTGGTAACGCCAGCGATATCGCCGACTGCGGTGCCTGAAATTGTTACAGCGCCGGTTGCTGTATTTAGTACGGCATCCGGTATGGCAGCTACTCCTGCTGCCACTCCTGCAACTACTCCGGTTTCTGCACCTGATCCTGTTTCAACACCCATCTCTATGCCAGAATCTGCAACCGAACCTGTAACAGCAGTCACTTCTGCGCCGGTTACTGTCGCCACGGTTTCTATAGACAAAGCAGCAGAGCCAGCAATCGTCAATCATGTTGTGACTACTGCTGAAGCTGCGCCAGTTGCAATAGTATCTGCACCTGAGACTCCTGCACCGGTGCAAGCTAGTCTTGATCTTGTATCAGCACCAGCGTTGTTAGTGCCAGCAGTGTCGGCGACTGAAGTAGCGCCAGCGTCTGCCAAGCCAGCTGAAACTATCGTCAGTGCCGCTAGCTCTGATGTGGCAACTGAGGTTGCAAGTAATGTTACAGCTGACATTGCAACGCCGGCTGCGTTGCATCAGGCGGTTTCGGTCGAAGCAGCAACACCAAGTGCGCCTGTTATGAAACCGGTTGCACCTGTCGTTATGCCTGTAGAAAGCTTAAATACTATGTTAGAGCAAGCAGGTTTAGCTTTGGCGAGCACCGATCCAGAAAAATTGCGTGCGGCACAAGCGGCAGCGGCAACCGTTAATGTTGCACCGCGTGTACCACGCGAACGCAAACCGGTGGTGCCAGTCTCATCAGAACCCTTAGTAATGATGGAAACTAAGAAAACACCTGCACCGTAA
- a CDS encoding RluA family pseudouridine synthase: MKDLAINNRKPPEKQAQESTSSHPSQASSQVQPQVQLVTIEEEDAGQRIDNYLIRICKGVPKSHVYRILRSGEVRVNKGRIDQLYRLKEGDVVRIPPVRIAETSTQVVPGAEFTILFEDKQLLIIDKPAGVAVHGGSGVSYGVIEQLRASRPDAKFLELVHRLDRETSGVLLLAKKRSALTNLHEQMRDGSTDKRYLTLIHGDWKNARQHIKLPLHKYTTAEGERRVRVQADGMESHTVFSLKKKYQDYALLEAELKTGRTHQIRVHLSSSGFAIAGDDKYGDFALNRALLKPSADRGVLKRMFLHAHQITFMHPETGESMTLNAKLPKECEDFLKTLKG, from the coding sequence ATGAAGGACTTAGCGATAAATAATAGGAAGCCACCTGAAAAACAGGCGCAAGAAAGTACTTCCAGCCATCCCTCACAAGCGTCGTCGCAAGTTCAGCCGCAGGTTCAGCTCGTTACTATCGAAGAAGAGGACGCAGGTCAGCGCATCGATAACTATTTGATACGCATCTGTAAAGGCGTACCAAAAAGTCATGTGTACCGGATTTTGCGCTCGGGTGAGGTCAGAGTAAACAAAGGTCGTATAGATCAGCTATATCGCCTTAAAGAGGGCGACGTGGTGCGTATTCCACCAGTCCGTATTGCAGAAACATCAACGCAAGTCGTACCGGGGGCAGAATTTACTATCTTGTTTGAAGATAAACAGCTCTTGATTATCGACAAACCTGCTGGCGTTGCCGTGCATGGTGGTTCTGGTGTTAGTTACGGAGTGATTGAGCAACTGCGCGCTTCTCGCCCGGATGCTAAATTCCTGGAGCTAGTTCACAGACTGGATAGAGAAACCTCAGGTGTTTTACTGTTAGCAAAAAAACGGTCGGCCTTGACTAATTTGCATGAGCAAATGCGTGACGGCAGTACCGACAAGCGTTACCTGACCTTAATCCATGGGGACTGGAAAAATGCGCGTCAGCATATTAAGCTGCCGCTACATAAATACACGACCGCTGAGGGTGAGCGACGGGTTCGGGTGCAGGCTGATGGCATGGAGTCGCATACGGTATTTTCTCTAAAGAAAAAATATCAAGACTACGCATTATTAGAGGCTGAATTAAAAACCGGACGCACACATCAAATCCGCGTGCATTTATCCTCTAGCGGTTTTGCGATCGCAGGTGACGATAAGTACGGTGACTTTGCGCTAAATCGTGCTCTATTAAAGCCGAGCGCAGATCGCGGCGTTTTGAAGAGAATGTTTTTGCATGCACATCAGATTACTTTTATGCATCCGGAAACAGGCGAGTCAATGACGCTTAACGCCAAGTTGCCAAAAGAATGTGAGGATTTTTTGAAAACGCTTAAAGGCTAA
- a CDS encoding HAD-IIIA family hydrolase — MAKKQFDFIVFDWDGTLMDSTATIVHCIQASAKDLGLPVPDEKAASYVIGLSLMDAMQSAMPDIDPKYYPRMVERYRHHYLAKDHELPLFPGVRQMLTELSQEGYFLAVATGKTRVGLSRALHTANLLSVFDATRCADETFSKPHPAMLQELTRELGQDMQRTVMIGDTSHDLLMASNAGAAAIAVEYGAHDAASLHSLNPLYSAKTVGELHAWLSCNA; from the coding sequence ATGGCAAAAAAGCAATTTGATTTTATCGTGTTTGACTGGGACGGTACTTTGATGGATAGCACGGCAACCATCGTTCACTGTATCCAGGCGTCAGCAAAAGATCTTGGTTTGCCCGTACCCGACGAGAAAGCAGCATCCTATGTGATTGGATTGTCGCTCATGGACGCCATGCAATCGGCGATGCCTGATATTGATCCTAAATATTATCCCCGCATGGTTGAGCGTTATCGTCACCACTATCTGGCAAAAGATCACGAGTTGCCTCTGTTCCCCGGTGTACGGCAAATGCTGACGGAATTGTCGCAAGAAGGTTATTTCCTTGCGGTAGCAACGGGCAAAACGCGCGTAGGTTTAAGCCGTGCTTTGCATACGGCGAATTTGCTGTCGGTATTTGATGCGACTCGTTGTGCTGACGAAACGTTTTCTAAACCGCACCCAGCAATGTTACAAGAGCTGACCCGGGAGTTGGGGCAAGACATGCAGCGCACCGTCATGATTGGTGACACATCACATGATTTGTTGATGGCGAGTAATGCAGGTGCTGCGGCAATTGCAGTGGAATATGGCGCGCATGATGCAGCATCCTTACATTCTTTAAACCCCTTATATTCTGCAAAAACAGTTGGCGAGTTGCATGCATGGTTGAGCTGCAATGCCTAA
- a CDS encoding Rieske (2Fe-2S) protein has protein sequence MTEITICASADLKEGGNGIRFPVTAGGHDATGFVIRYKGAAHAYLNRCAHVPIELDWNHGEFFESSGLYIMCATHGAIYTPDTGNCTGGPCRGGRLRKLNINEQEGKIVWYPDDYVTPVIA, from the coding sequence ATGACTGAAATTACGATTTGCGCCTCGGCTGATCTTAAAGAAGGTGGCAATGGGATACGTTTTCCAGTGACTGCCGGTGGTCATGATGCGACTGGATTCGTGATTCGTTACAAAGGTGCCGCGCATGCCTATTTAAATCGCTGTGCGCATGTTCCGATTGAGCTGGATTGGAACCACGGTGAGTTTTTTGAATCCAGCGGTTTATATATTATGTGTGCTACTCATGGCGCAATCTATACGCCGGATACTGGCAATTGTACGGGTGGTCCATGCCGTGGCGGTCGCTTGAGAAAACTCAATATCAATGAGCAAGAGGGAAAAATTGTCTGGTACCCGGATGATTACGTCACACCAGTAATTGCCTGA
- a CDS encoding S49 family peptidase translates to MTENSMIPENNTPSSATNSLSQSGWERTFLEKLASESLKEQRLRRRWGIFFKLIFVALILGGFYFFSDYRTSEMDNPGRHTALVEINGEIDSEGNASAQAIIPALDRAFSDEGSVGIIMRINSPGGSPVQAGMINDEIQRLRKLYPQKKLYVVVDEMCASGGYYIAVAADKIFVNKASVVGSIGVLMDGFGFTGLMEKLGVERRLMTAGENKGFMDPFSPQTTKQRAFSQEMLNDIHQQFIATVRQGRGSRLKETPETFSGLFWIGSRAVEMGLADDFGTIDSVARDVLKAEDIVDYTQKEGLPERVLKKFGASIGSGAISAMTKVKAPGLR, encoded by the coding sequence ATGACAGAAAATTCTATGATTCCCGAAAATAACACCCCAAGTTCTGCGACAAATAGCTTGTCTCAATCTGGCTGGGAGCGGACTTTTTTAGAAAAGCTGGCGAGCGAATCATTAAAAGAGCAACGCTTACGTCGCCGTTGGGGTATCTTTTTTAAATTGATTTTTGTCGCACTGATACTCGGCGGTTTCTATTTCTTTAGTGATTATCGTACTTCAGAAATGGATAATCCTGGCCGGCATACAGCATTGGTTGAGATTAATGGTGAGATTGATTCAGAAGGTAATGCCAGCGCACAAGCGATTATCCCCGCGCTCGACCGGGCTTTTTCTGACGAAGGTTCGGTCGGCATTATTATGCGCATCAATAGTCCTGGCGGCAGTCCAGTACAGGCCGGCATGATCAATGATGAAATACAACGATTACGTAAGCTGTATCCACAGAAGAAACTATATGTGGTGGTGGATGAAATGTGCGCCTCCGGTGGTTACTATATTGCTGTTGCGGCAGATAAAATTTTCGTCAATAAGGCTAGTGTGGTTGGTTCTATCGGCGTGTTGATGGATGGTTTTGGCTTTACCGGATTGATGGAAAAATTGGGCGTAGAGCGACGCTTAATGACTGCTGGTGAGAACAAGGGATTTATGGATCCATTTTCTCCTCAGACCACAAAACAAAGAGCGTTTTCGCAGGAGATGTTAAACGATATCCATCAGCAATTTATTGCAACTGTGCGTCAAGGTCGAGGATCTCGTTTGAAAGAAACGCCAGAAACTTTCTCCGGTTTATTTTGGATCGGTAGCCGCGCTGTTGAGATGGGTTTGGCCGATGATTTTGGCACAATTGACAGTGTTGCACGCGACGTTTTAAAAGCAGAAGATATTGTTGATTACACGCAAAAAGAAGGCTTGCCAGAACGTGTGCTTAAGAAGTTTGGCGCGTCTATCGGAAGCGGCGCAATTTCTGCAATGACCAAAGTGAAGGCACCGGGTTTGCGTTAA
- the mnmH gene encoding tRNA 2-selenouridine(34) synthase MnmH: MKYPELISFNDVMPRLSEFDAIIDARSPSEFAEDHIPTAINCPVLIDEERIRIGTIYKQVSAFEAKKIGAVLVAKNIANHVEANFLNMPKDWKPLIYCWRGGNRSGSMAHIFAKIGWPVVQLDGGYKNYRQHVNQALPTIADTIRWQVICGTTGSGKSRLLQTLKTQGAQVLDLEQLAMHRGSVLGHLPSQPQPSQKMFESQIWQTLRHFDPDQPVFVESESKKVGNLRVPDQIIQTMRAAPCIALSLTTTDRVQLLMQDYVHFVKDAENLNRQLDCLVSLHGKEKIQHWKHYASNGQMENLVEELLQQHYDPAYLRSIDKNFLQYPQSDAILQTGIETQNFEATASRILEKIV; encoded by the coding sequence ATGAAATATCCAGAACTCATCAGCTTCAATGATGTAATGCCTAGACTTAGTGAGTTTGACGCTATCATTGATGCTCGCAGTCCGTCTGAATTTGCCGAGGATCACATCCCAACTGCCATCAATTGTCCTGTTTTAATTGACGAAGAACGTATTCGCATTGGTACCATTTATAAACAGGTCAGCGCATTTGAGGCTAAAAAAATCGGTGCAGTCCTTGTGGCAAAAAATATCGCCAACCATGTAGAGGCCAACTTTTTAAACATGCCAAAAGATTGGAAGCCCTTGATCTACTGCTGGCGTGGCGGTAACCGTAGCGGATCAATGGCACATATATTTGCCAAGATAGGCTGGCCAGTCGTGCAGCTTGACGGCGGCTATAAAAACTATCGTCAGCACGTTAACCAAGCGCTACCAACGATAGCAGATACGATACGATGGCAAGTGATTTGTGGCACTACTGGCAGCGGCAAAAGTCGTTTATTACAGACCCTAAAAACCCAAGGTGCGCAAGTACTAGACCTGGAACAGCTAGCCATGCATCGTGGCTCAGTTTTAGGACATTTACCGAGCCAGCCACAACCCTCACAAAAAATGTTTGAAAGCCAGATTTGGCAAACACTACGACACTTTGATCCAGACCAGCCCGTGTTTGTGGAATCAGAAAGTAAAAAAGTAGGCAACCTTCGCGTACCAGATCAAATCATACAAACTATGCGAGCCGCGCCCTGTATTGCACTTAGTTTGACAACTACCGACCGGGTGCAGTTATTGATGCAAGACTATGTTCATTTTGTAAAGGACGCAGAAAATTTAAATCGCCAGCTGGATTGCCTGGTCAGCTTACACGGCAAAGAAAAAATCCAGCATTGGAAACATTATGCAAGCAATGGCCAGATGGAAAATTTGGTCGAAGAACTGCTGCAACAGCATTACGACCCAGCTTACTTACGGTCTATCGATAAAAATTTTTTACAATATCCGCAATCAGATGCCATCTTGCAGACGGGCATAGAAACGCAAAATTTTGAGGCGACTGCGAGCCGTATTTTAGAGAAAATAGTTTGA
- a CDS encoding arylesterase, with protein sequence MLFSNKKNVLKLCSKLTRSLARLFSEIVMLRRNLVARSSINLSTNLSTNLLTTLSISLLATTVMANSAPIVHAANHSASKTVLVLGDSLSAEYGLTRGTGWVALLEKRLQEKKIPATVINASISGETTSGGKARLDKLLTQYHPDVVVIELGGNDALRGLALGASETNFRDMVIASKKAKAKVVLIGMQIPPNYGRDYTERFFSIYAKVAKEQQTNLVPFLLEGVADKPELFQADRIHMVAAAHPAILDNVWPQLSPLIGSPISSSIKQSTTPVTTSGKK encoded by the coding sequence ATGCTTTTTTCAAATAAAAAAAATGTGCTGAAATTATGCAGCAAATTGACTCGTTCATTAGCTAGATTATTTAGCGAGATCGTCATGTTAAGGCGCAACTTAGTTGCCCGCTCGTCGATCAACTTATCGACCAACTTATCGACCAACTTATTGACCACTTTATCGATCAGCTTACTAGCGACAACAGTGATGGCAAATTCAGCACCCATAGTACATGCAGCAAATCATTCTGCATCAAAAACTGTGCTCGTGCTTGGCGATAGCTTATCTGCAGAATACGGCTTAACACGTGGTACCGGCTGGGTCGCATTATTAGAAAAACGGTTGCAAGAGAAAAAAATTCCTGCCACCGTCATCAACGCCAGTATCAGCGGCGAAACCACTAGCGGTGGCAAAGCTAGATTAGATAAACTGCTGACCCAATATCATCCCGACGTGGTGGTGATCGAACTTGGCGGTAACGATGCGTTGCGCGGTCTGGCATTGGGTGCATCAGAAACAAATTTTCGTGACATGGTGATCGCCAGCAAAAAAGCAAAAGCCAAAGTGGTATTGATTGGTATGCAAATTCCACCCAATTATGGTCGTGATTACACAGAACGATTTTTCTCTATCTATGCCAAAGTCGCCAAAGAACAGCAAACCAATTTAGTCCCATTTCTATTAGAAGGCGTTGCGGACAAGCCCGAGCTATTCCAGGCTGATCGCATTCACATGGTCGCTGCAGCACATCCAGCGATACTCGACAATGTCTGGCCTCAATTGAGTCCATTAATTGGCTCCCCAATAAGCTCATCTATCAAGCAATCAACGACGCCAGTGACTACATCAGGTAAAAAATAA
- a CDS encoding ABC transporter ATP-binding protein, which produces MNASANQNTNLRLSIEVKQLSKQVSDATGTLNILREIDFTAQEGETLAIVGASGSGKSTLLGILAGLDTPSEGKVILDGIDIFSLDEDGRAQFRKEKLGFVFQSFQLLAHLSALENVMLPLELRSDSQARNKATEMLGRVGLSSRLQHYPKYLSGGEQQRVALARAFVTEPPLLFADEPTGSLDAVTGEAVIQLMFALNRERGSTLVLVTHDLSIAARCARTIKITAGRLDLGI; this is translated from the coding sequence ATGAACGCATCAGCGAATCAGAATACTAATTTACGACTCTCTATTGAAGTCAAACAGTTATCCAAGCAGGTCAGCGATGCAACCGGTACCCTTAATATTTTGCGAGAAATTGATTTTACCGCGCAAGAGGGGGAGACGCTTGCGATTGTTGGTGCTTCTGGCTCGGGTAAATCAACTTTGCTTGGTATCTTAGCTGGACTGGATACACCGAGCGAAGGTAAAGTGATCTTGGACGGGATTGATATTTTCTCCTTGGATGAAGATGGAAGGGCGCAGTTTAGAAAAGAAAAACTAGGTTTTGTTTTTCAATCCTTCCAGTTATTAGCGCATTTAAGCGCGCTGGAAAATGTCATGCTGCCGCTGGAGTTACGTAGTGATTCTCAAGCACGGAATAAGGCAACTGAGATGCTAGGGCGGGTGGGCTTATCTAGCCGCTTGCAGCATTATCCAAAATATTTATCTGGCGGTGAACAGCAGCGGGTGGCATTGGCACGTGCTTTTGTGACTGAGCCGCCTTTACTGTTTGCCGATGAACCGACCGGGAGTTTGGATGCTGTGACCGGCGAGGCAGTAATCCAGTTAATGTTTGCGCTCAATCGGGAACGTGGATCAACTTTAGTCTTGGTGACGCATGATTTGTCGATTGCGGCGCGCTGCGCCCGCACCATAAAAATCACCGCAGGCCGTTTAGATTTGGGAATTTGA